The following proteins come from a genomic window of Rutidosis leptorrhynchoides isolate AG116_Rl617_1_P2 chromosome 10, CSIRO_AGI_Rlap_v1, whole genome shotgun sequence:
- the LOC139869979 gene encoding signaling peptide TAXIMIN 2: MGDGDCRPLGFLIGLPFALIALVISVIGAVIWIIGSVISCLCPCCCCFAGLANLAVDLIKLPIKILRWFTNQIPC; encoded by the coding sequence ATGGGGGATGGAGATTGCAGGCCGTTAGGTTTTTTAATCGGGTTACCGTTTGCATTAATCGCATTGGTGATCTCGGTTATTGGTGCGGTTATTTGGATAATTGGATCAGTTATTAGCTGCTTGTGCCCATGCTGCTGTTGTTTCGCTGGACTCGCAAATCTTGCCGTCGATCTCATCAAACTTCCGATTAAAATTCTTAGATGGTTTACTAATCAGATCCCTTGTTAG